One genomic segment of Pseudonocardia sp. T1-2H includes these proteins:
- a CDS encoding ABC transporter permease, giving the protein MLKFFLTRLATTIPVLILVTFVVFGLVLLIPGDPAVTIAGPDATVEQVAAVRARLGLDRPMVVQYWDWITGAASGDLGTSLFTSRPVAKSISDGLPVTIALAGTALLISLLIAIPTAILSALRRGTWLDRVSTIGSSLGIALPSFWLGLMFVLLFSLTLGWLPATGYVPMSKSPGDWLLHIFLPALTLGIAGAAESARQLRGSIIGVLQQDYVRTARAKGLRTRMVIGKHVMKNASVPLVTVLGLQITALLGGAVLVEQIFGVPGLGQVAINAVTTRDIPVIQGIVLVAVVVAMGSNLLVDLTYGYLNPKVRPR; this is encoded by the coding sequence GTGCTGAAGTTCTTCCTGACGCGCCTGGCGACGACCATTCCGGTCCTCATCCTGGTGACCTTCGTGGTCTTCGGGTTGGTGCTGCTGATCCCGGGCGACCCGGCCGTCACGATCGCCGGGCCGGACGCCACGGTCGAGCAGGTCGCCGCGGTCCGGGCGCGACTCGGCCTGGACCGGCCGATGGTCGTCCAGTACTGGGACTGGATCACCGGTGCGGCCTCGGGCGACCTCGGTACGTCGCTGTTCACCAGCCGCCCGGTCGCCAAGTCGATCAGCGACGGACTGCCGGTCACGATCGCCCTCGCCGGGACGGCGCTGCTGATCTCACTGCTGATCGCAATCCCGACGGCGATCTTGTCCGCGCTGCGCCGCGGCACCTGGCTGGACCGGGTCTCGACGATCGGCTCGTCGCTGGGGATCGCGCTGCCGTCGTTCTGGCTGGGCCTGATGTTCGTGCTGCTGTTCAGCCTCACCCTCGGCTGGCTGCCCGCCACCGGCTACGTGCCGATGTCGAAGAGCCCCGGGGACTGGCTGCTCCACATCTTCCTGCCCGCGCTCACCCTCGGCATCGCCGGCGCCGCGGAGAGCGCGCGTCAGCTGCGCGGCTCGATCATCGGGGTGCTGCAGCAGGACTACGTCCGCACCGCCCGGGCCAAGGGCCTGCGCACCCGGATGGTGATCGGCAAGCACGTCATGAAGAACGCGAGCGTCCCGCTGGTCACCGTGCTGGGCCTGCAGATCACGGCCCTGCTCGGCGGCGCGGTGCTCGTCGAGCAGATCTTCGGCGTCCCGGGGCTCGGCCAGGTGGCGATCAACGCCGTCACCACCCGGGACATCCCGGTGATCCAGGGGATCGTGCTGGTCGCGGTGGTGGTGGCGATGGGCTCCAACCTGCTCGTCGATCTCACGTACGGCTACCTCAACCCGAAGGTGCGGCCCCGATGA
- a CDS encoding LLM class flavin-dependent oxidoreductase, whose product MKFHWFAEVTYDGLPAEFPAPGQGGWVDSPIAMANPERVGANYRMFIRLMQQADRDGFDGLAVNEHHQTPFAMTPSPNLLAASVASSTENAAILVIGDSLALYNPPIRVAEEMAYLDCLSEGRLIAGFVFGTPMDSAFAYARPPIELRERFHEARELVTRAWREPEPFAFNGKYTQLRYVNLWPRPIQQRPPIWVPGSSSPETWELVTRENYCYGHLSFSGLQAAKPLVDGYWDYVAANDGDMNPHRMAFTQLVCVANTDVEAEAKYSEAVKYFQRVRDPAMRWATPPGYNSPAAMAGVLKRTTSPEAMEDKRRAVRGEMSFWEYDEKGYIIAGTPDRVAQRLRELATELRVGQLIASLHMGNLPEETAAENTRLFGTKVIPQLRDLWADEPDHWTPEVSRRRVAAAAPSLVAGS is encoded by the coding sequence GTGAAGTTCCACTGGTTCGCGGAGGTCACCTACGACGGCCTGCCGGCGGAGTTCCCGGCCCCGGGCCAGGGCGGCTGGGTGGACAGCCCGATCGCCATGGCGAACCCGGAACGGGTCGGCGCCAACTACCGGATGTTCATCCGGCTCATGCAGCAGGCGGATCGGGACGGCTTCGACGGGCTCGCCGTCAACGAGCACCACCAGACCCCGTTCGCGATGACCCCGTCGCCGAACCTGCTCGCCGCCAGTGTCGCGAGCAGCACCGAGAACGCCGCGATCCTCGTGATCGGGGACTCGCTGGCCCTCTACAACCCTCCGATCCGGGTCGCCGAGGAGATGGCCTATTTGGACTGCCTGTCCGAGGGACGGCTCATCGCCGGGTTCGTCTTCGGCACCCCGATGGACTCCGCGTTCGCCTACGCCCGCCCGCCGATCGAGCTGCGCGAGCGCTTCCATGAGGCTCGCGAGCTCGTGACCCGGGCCTGGCGCGAACCGGAGCCCTTCGCGTTCAACGGGAAGTACACGCAGCTCCGCTATGTCAACCTGTGGCCCCGGCCGATCCAGCAGCGGCCGCCGATCTGGGTGCCCGGCTCGTCGAGCCCGGAGACCTGGGAACTCGTGACGCGGGAGAACTACTGCTACGGCCACCTCTCGTTCTCCGGCCTGCAGGCGGCGAAACCGCTGGTCGACGGCTACTGGGACTACGTCGCCGCGAACGACGGGGACATGAACCCGCACCGGATGGCGTTCACCCAGCTCGTCTGCGTGGCGAACACGGACGTCGAGGCCGAGGCCAAGTACTCCGAGGCGGTGAAGTACTTCCAGCGCGTCCGGGATCCCGCGATGCGCTGGGCCACGCCGCCCGGCTACAACTCCCCCGCCGCGATGGCGGGAGTGCTGAAGCGGACGACGAGCCCTGAGGCGATGGAGGACAAGCGGCGCGCGGTCCGAGGCGAGATGAGCTTCTGGGAGTACGACGAGAAGGGCTACATCATCGCCGGCACCCCGGACCGGGTGGCGCAGCGGCTGCGCGAGCTGGCCACCGAGCTGCGCGTCGGGCAGCTCATCGCCTCCCTGCACATGGGCAACCTGCCCGAGGAGACGGCCGCAGAGAACACCCGCCTCTTCGGCACCAAGGTCATCCCGCAACTGCGGGACCTGTGGGCGGACGAGCCGGACCACTGGACCCCCGAGGTGAGCCGGCGTCGGGTCGCCGCGGCCGCCCCGTCGCTGGTGGCGGGCTCGTGA
- a CDS encoding NADP-dependent oxidoreductase, translating into MYAVGIPQPGGPEVLQLVELPTPEPGPGEIRIRTAAAAVNPTDTAFRQWGPRQKEGLAPPWVPGMEMAGTVDAVGEGAPWATGDRVMAIVMPRRALGGAQAEYVVVPADGAAAIPNGISDAEASTLPMNGLTVHSALLHLGLSPGQTLGVTGAAGAVGGYAIELGKITGLRVVADASEPDEELVRGLGPDVVVRASKNLDEEVAAFRGAVPEGVDGLIDAAVLDVGALPIVKDGGALATLRFWAGPSERDIRIHPVMVSDHLHDGAEIAKLAQLVVEGRLTLRVAATYPAAEATAAHERLQAGGTRGRLVLTF; encoded by the coding sequence ATGTACGCCGTCGGAATCCCGCAGCCCGGTGGCCCGGAGGTCCTGCAGCTCGTCGAGCTGCCGACCCCCGAGCCCGGGCCCGGCGAGATCCGCATCCGCACCGCCGCCGCGGCGGTCAACCCCACCGACACCGCGTTCCGCCAGTGGGGTCCGCGGCAGAAGGAGGGGTTGGCGCCGCCGTGGGTCCCCGGAATGGAGATGGCCGGGACGGTCGACGCGGTCGGCGAGGGTGCGCCCTGGGCGACAGGGGACCGGGTGATGGCGATCGTCATGCCCCGTCGCGCGCTCGGCGGGGCCCAGGCCGAGTACGTCGTGGTGCCGGCGGACGGTGCCGCGGCGATCCCGAACGGCATCTCCGACGCCGAGGCCTCGACGCTGCCGATGAACGGCCTCACCGTCCACTCCGCCCTGCTGCACCTGGGCCTGTCCCCCGGTCAGACGCTCGGCGTCACCGGGGCCGCGGGCGCGGTCGGCGGCTACGCGATCGAACTCGGCAAGATCACGGGGCTGCGGGTCGTCGCCGACGCGAGCGAGCCTGACGAGGAGTTGGTCCGCGGCCTCGGCCCGGACGTCGTCGTGCGGGCGTCGAAGAACCTCGACGAGGAGGTCGCCGCGTTCCGCGGGGCCGTCCCCGAGGGCGTCGACGGGCTGATCGACGCAGCGGTGCTGGACGTCGGCGCGCTTCCGATCGTCAAGGACGGCGGGGCGCTGGCGACCCTCCGGTTCTGGGCCGGGCCGTCCGAACGAGACATCCGGATCCACCCGGTCATGGTCTCCGACCACCTCCACGACGGGGCCGAGATCGCGAAACTCGCCCAGCTCGTCGTCGAGGGGCGGTTGACGTTGCGGGTCGCCGCCACCTACCCGGCCGCCGAGGCCACCGCCGCGCACGAGCGGCTGCAGGCCGGCGGTACCCGCGGCCGTCTCGTCCTCACGTTCTAG
- a CDS encoding Zn-ribbon domain-containing OB-fold protein, giving the protein MRVGPVRRDEATAAFFDGTARSERLLFRCPAGHFSPPYAQQCDTCASVDLVSVAAAGGASVVSRSVAHQRGGDRDTLVVAELDEGPWWWSKVIGAEPEQVAAGARLTVAFERADEESEAVPVFRLA; this is encoded by the coding sequence GTGAGGGTCGGCCCGGTGCGTCGCGACGAGGCCACGGCGGCGTTCTTCGACGGCACGGCCCGGAGCGAGCGCCTGCTGTTCCGCTGCCCGGCCGGGCACTTCTCGCCGCCGTACGCGCAGCAGTGCGACACGTGCGCCTCGGTCGATCTCGTGTCCGTCGCTGCCGCCGGCGGGGCGTCGGTCGTCAGCCGCTCGGTCGCGCATCAGCGCGGCGGTGATCGGGACACCCTGGTGGTCGCGGAGCTCGACGAGGGCCCGTGGTGGTGGTCGAAGGTGATCGGCGCGGAGCCGGAGCAGGTCGCGGCGGGGGCTCGGCTGACGGTGGCGTTCGAGCGGGCGGACGAGGAGTCCGAAGCGGTACCGGTGTTCCGGCTGGCGTAG
- a CDS encoding ABC transporter ATP-binding protein, which yields MHLRAVDGISFDLTEGETLGLVGESGCGKSTTARGLMRLVEPTRGSVKLAGRELLGLPQKELRTARRDIQMVFQDPYSSLDPSMLVRDSIGEPLDVHVGLGRTERVERVAELLRRVGLPPDYMTRYPHEFSGGQRQRLTIARAIAADPKILVLDEAVSALDVSTQNQVIGLLEELSAKIGLTYLFIAHDLSVVRHISDRVAVMYLGQIVEHGDAKRVFDSPAHPYTQALLSAVPVPSPLTQRNRERIVLSGDPPDPSRVPPGCRFHTRCQYAMDVCRTEVPLPTPALGSGEVACHLHTTGPRLGGSSVRTIGTGRHSRSSNEVPA from the coding sequence GTGCACCTGCGTGCCGTCGACGGCATCAGCTTCGACCTCACCGAGGGTGAAACGCTCGGCCTGGTCGGCGAGTCCGGTTGCGGCAAGTCGACGACGGCGCGCGGGCTGATGCGGCTGGTCGAGCCCACCCGGGGTTCGGTGAAGCTGGCGGGCCGCGAGCTGCTGGGCCTGCCGCAGAAGGAGCTGCGCACCGCCCGCCGGGACATCCAGATGGTCTTCCAGGACCCGTACTCCTCGCTCGACCCCTCGATGCTGGTCCGGGACTCGATCGGCGAGCCGCTGGACGTGCACGTCGGGCTCGGCCGCACCGAGCGCGTCGAACGGGTCGCCGAGCTGCTGCGCCGGGTCGGGCTACCGCCGGACTACATGACGCGCTACCCGCACGAGTTCTCCGGCGGACAGCGCCAGCGGCTCACCATCGCCCGGGCCATCGCCGCGGACCCCAAGATCCTCGTCCTCGACGAGGCGGTGTCGGCCCTGGACGTCTCCACCCAGAACCAGGTGATCGGCCTGCTGGAGGAACTGTCCGCGAAGATCGGGCTGACCTACCTGTTCATCGCGCACGACCTGTCCGTCGTGCGGCACATCTCCGACCGGGTCGCGGTGATGTACCTCGGGCAGATCGTGGAGCACGGGGACGCGAAGCGGGTGTTCGACTCCCCGGCCCACCCGTACACGCAGGCGCTGCTGTCCGCCGTGCCCGTGCCGTCGCCGCTGACCCAGCGCAACCGGGAGCGGATCGTGCTCTCCGGGGACCCGCCGGACCCGTCCCGGGTGCCGCCGGGCTGCCGGTTCCACACCCGCTGCCAGTACGCGATGGACGTCTGCCGCACGGAGGTCCCGTTGCCGACGCCCGCGCTGGGCTCCGGCGAGGTGGCCTGCCACCTGCACACGACGGGCCCGCGGCTCGGCGGCTCCTCTGTGCGGACCATCGGCACCGGCCGGCATTCGCGCAGCTCGAACGAGGTCCCGGCGTGA
- a CDS encoding ABC transporter ATP-binding protein, whose product MTATTGTGITTDTTLEVENLKVDVLTEKGWATVVDGVSFGVARGETLGIVGESGSGKSVTCLSIAGLMPPAQTRVTADTLRLLEHDLTTLSPKEMADIRGPKIAMIFQEPMSSLNPAFTVGDQIAEVLRRHEGLSRKESRRRAVALLDRVGVPSPQRRAAQYPFEFSGGMRQRVMIAIALACNPDVIVADEPTTALDVTVQAQILELLREIQSEHGMSVIFITHDLGVVADVCDRVLVMYAGQIVEGADLAELFADPRHPYMEGLLAAMPRMDNPSDTLVSIPGHPPRVDDMPAGCRFHPRCRYASDACRTGDSPLLERVAPGHTTRCLRHPELTLRGSP is encoded by the coding sequence GTGACCGCGACCACCGGAACCGGGATCACCACGGACACCACGCTCGAGGTCGAGAACCTGAAGGTCGACGTGCTCACCGAGAAGGGCTGGGCCACCGTCGTGGACGGCGTCAGCTTCGGGGTGGCCCGCGGCGAGACCCTCGGCATCGTCGGCGAGTCCGGCTCGGGCAAGAGCGTCACCTGCCTGTCCATCGCCGGGCTGATGCCGCCCGCCCAGACCCGGGTCACCGCGGACACTCTGCGGCTGCTCGAGCACGACCTCACGACGCTGTCCCCGAAGGAGATGGCGGACATCCGCGGCCCGAAGATCGCGATGATCTTCCAAGAGCCGATGAGCAGCCTGAACCCGGCGTTCACCGTCGGGGACCAGATCGCTGAGGTGCTTCGCCGGCACGAGGGGTTGTCCCGCAAGGAGTCCCGCCGGCGCGCGGTGGCCCTGCTGGACCGCGTCGGGGTGCCGAGCCCCCAGCGGCGGGCGGCGCAGTACCCGTTCGAGTTCTCCGGCGGCATGCGGCAGCGCGTGATGATCGCGATCGCGCTGGCCTGCAACCCGGACGTCATCGTCGCCGACGAGCCGACGACCGCCCTGGACGTCACCGTGCAGGCCCAGATCCTCGAGCTGCTCCGGGAGATCCAGTCCGAGCACGGGATGTCGGTCATCTTCATCACCCACGACCTCGGCGTCGTCGCGGACGTCTGCGACCGGGTGCTGGTGATGTACGCCGGGCAGATCGTGGAGGGCGCGGACCTCGCCGAGCTGTTCGCGGACCCGCGCCATCCCTACATGGAGGGCCTGCTGGCGGCGATGCCGCGGATGGACAACCCCTCCGACACGCTGGTGAGCATCCCGGGACATCCGCCGCGGGTCGATGACATGCCGGCCGGCTGCCGCTTCCACCCCCGCTGCCGGTACGCGAGCGACGCCTGCCGTACGGGCGACTCGCCGCTGCTGGAGCGGGTCGCCCCCGGCCACACCACCCGGTGCCTGCGGCACCCCGAGCTGACCCTGCGAGGTTCCCCGTGA
- a CDS encoding ABC transporter substrate-binding protein, whose translation MTGTPRRLLVGLIAALALLVSACGGGDAGSDTPSAASDPNAILRYAFVQNVSSFDPHRSSNAWDMVNLRLVYDQLLQEDQNGEIRPMLATSYEFTDGGKVLQLTLRDDVTFHDGTKFDASAVKANLERAKTLETSTLRGALRAIDSIDAPDPRTVRLNLNSPGGNLPALFTERYGSMISPAAFGNPDLDQKPVGSGMFTMTEYVPGQVTRYTKAANYWDPEAVKVAGVEVYVQTSSPTRLNMLRTGQIDMTYLDPSVQDQAVAAGLNVQSSQSTTIFRMTVNTAKTPFDKLEVRQAMEHAIDRRAIVDGILFGIGQPTAQLIPPGHWAYDEKVAWDGPDYNYDPAKAKQLLAQAGYPDGTEFEMLIPALDDHRAVSEAVVPMLEAVGLRPKTRVIEPATTPSTFFSRQEGNAYIGASAPFVDPTTQYESNLAGQFTNPWNTTSPEFTAAWNESLVGASREERLPAVHKMIEDEKDLRRQFGIYAAQPPSVWTDKVIFPQGYKPAYAPTFRGVAIAAG comes from the coding sequence GTGACAGGCACCCCACGCCGGCTCCTGGTCGGCCTGATCGCCGCGCTCGCCCTTCTCGTCTCCGCCTGTGGCGGCGGGGACGCCGGGAGCGACACGCCCTCCGCGGCGTCGGACCCGAACGCGATCCTGCGCTACGCGTTCGTGCAGAACGTCTCCAGCTTCGACCCGCACCGCTCCAGCAACGCCTGGGACATGGTCAACCTGCGGCTCGTCTACGACCAGCTGCTGCAGGAGGACCAGAACGGCGAGATCCGGCCGATGCTCGCGACGAGCTACGAGTTCACCGACGGCGGGAAGGTCCTGCAGCTCACCCTGCGTGACGACGTGACCTTCCACGACGGGACGAAGTTCGACGCGTCCGCGGTGAAGGCCAACCTGGAACGGGCGAAGACGCTGGAGACGAGCACGCTGCGCGGTGCGTTACGGGCCATCGACTCGATCGACGCCCCGGACCCGAGGACCGTCCGGCTGAACCTCAACTCGCCGGGTGGCAACCTGCCCGCGCTGTTCACCGAGCGGTACGGCTCGATGATCAGCCCGGCGGCGTTCGGCAACCCGGACCTGGACCAGAAGCCCGTCGGCTCCGGCATGTTCACGATGACCGAGTACGTCCCCGGGCAGGTCACTCGCTACACGAAGGCCGCGAACTACTGGGATCCCGAGGCGGTCAAGGTCGCGGGCGTCGAGGTGTACGTCCAGACCTCCTCGCCGACGCGGCTGAACATGCTGCGCACCGGACAGATCGACATGACGTATCTGGACCCGTCGGTGCAGGACCAGGCCGTCGCCGCAGGCCTGAACGTGCAGTCCTCGCAGAGCACGACGATCTTCCGGATGACGGTGAACACCGCCAAGACCCCGTTCGACAAGCTCGAGGTGCGCCAGGCCATGGAGCACGCGATCGACCGCCGGGCGATCGTCGACGGGATCCTGTTCGGCATCGGCCAGCCGACCGCGCAGCTGATCCCGCCGGGCCACTGGGCCTACGACGAGAAGGTCGCCTGGGACGGGCCGGACTACAACTACGACCCGGCCAAGGCCAAGCAGCTGCTGGCCCAGGCCGGATACCCGGACGGGACCGAGTTCGAGATGCTCATCCCCGCCCTCGACGACCACCGCGCCGTCTCCGAGGCCGTGGTGCCGATGCTGGAGGCGGTCGGCCTGCGCCCGAAGACACGGGTGATCGAGCCGGCCACCACGCCGTCGACCTTCTTCAGCCGGCAGGAGGGCAACGCCTACATCGGCGCGAGCGCCCCCTTCGTCGACCCGACGACGCAGTACGAGTCGAACCTGGCCGGACAGTTCACCAACCCGTGGAACACGACGTCACCGGAGTTCACGGCGGCCTGGAACGAGTCCCTGGTGGGGGCGTCGCGCGAGGAGCGGTTGCCGGCCGTCCACAAGATGATCGAGGACGAGAAGGACCTCCGCCGCCAGTTCGGGATCTACGCCGCCCAGCCGCCGAGCGTGTGGACGGACAAGGTGATCTTCCCGCAGGGCTACAAGCCGGCGTACGCGCCGACCTTCCGGGGCGTCGCGATCGCGGCTGGCTGA
- a CDS encoding zinc-dependent alcohol dehydrogenase, with product MRTARWEGIEKIALVEVDAPEPGPRDVVLDIGACGICGSDVHAYAEGAWIAEGSPMGHEFSGTVRSAGAEIRGLAVGDRVAVNPMGPCGTCRQCSLGRTNLCSGAVNSARGGLSDQVLVPEAESGARLFRMPDGMSFEEGAFLEPLSVAVRAVTSATPDLDAPIVVAGLGSIGQCVLRVLLAYGATDVVGIDVSPARLDVSRETGAPVLDARAEDARAHLLDRWGTSVSPYQQGGNVGTFFECSGAVPMTTIATEVTRAGGTVSLAGLNGSSPPVDLDTVVQKELRLLGSFAYTGPDSTEAFRLLSTGAVRVAPLVSHRVPLSRVGEAFEAQHAVDGSIKVVVLPD from the coding sequence GTGAGGACGGCCCGTTGGGAGGGCATCGAGAAGATCGCGCTCGTCGAGGTCGACGCGCCGGAGCCAGGCCCACGGGACGTCGTGCTCGATATCGGCGCCTGCGGGATTTGCGGCTCGGACGTGCACGCCTACGCCGAGGGGGCCTGGATCGCCGAGGGCTCCCCCATGGGCCACGAGTTCTCCGGCACCGTGCGGAGCGCGGGCGCGGAGATTCGCGGCCTCGCCGTCGGGGACCGGGTCGCGGTCAACCCGATGGGCCCGTGCGGAACCTGTCGGCAGTGCTCCCTGGGCCGCACCAACCTGTGCTCGGGCGCGGTGAACAGCGCCCGCGGCGGCCTGTCGGACCAGGTCCTCGTGCCGGAGGCCGAGTCCGGCGCGCGGCTGTTCCGGATGCCGGACGGGATGTCGTTCGAGGAGGGCGCGTTCCTCGAGCCGCTCTCCGTGGCGGTCCGCGCGGTGACCTCCGCCACGCCGGACCTGGACGCGCCGATCGTCGTCGCCGGGCTGGGCTCGATCGGCCAGTGCGTGCTGCGGGTCCTGCTCGCGTACGGCGCGACGGACGTCGTCGGGATCGACGTCTCCCCCGCCCGGCTCGACGTGTCCCGCGAGACCGGCGCCCCCGTGCTCGACGCCCGCGCCGAGGACGCCCGCGCCCACCTGCTCGACCGTTGGGGCACTTCGGTCTCGCCATACCAGCAGGGCGGCAACGTCGGCACCTTCTTCGAGTGCTCCGGCGCCGTGCCGATGACCACGATCGCGACCGAGGTGACGCGCGCGGGCGGCACCGTCTCCCTCGCCGGGCTCAACGGGTCCAGCCCGCCGGTCGACCTGGACACGGTGGTGCAGAAGGAGCTGCGGCTGCTCGGCAGCTTCGCCTACACCGGCCCGGACTCCACCGAGGCCTTCCGGCTGCTGTCCACCGGGGCCGTCCGGGTGGCGCCGCTGGTGTCGCACCGGGTGCCGCTGAGCCGGGTCGGCGAGGCGTTCGAGGCCCAGCACGCCGTCGACGGCTCGATCAAGGTCGTCGTCCTCCCCGACTAG
- a CDS encoding ABC transporter permease, with the protein MTNVEKKPETTVAPDAPAASEMPAGDPATVSAAALAHGGGAWSDFRRRVGGNTGAMVALGVLAFLVLIAAIGPFITPADPNEQNLRAVLLDPFSAGHLLGTDQLGRDILSRLIVGTRVSLLAIALALAVAMVIGVPLGFVSGFLGGRFDQLVMRLNDAAMSFPPLLLAITLVGVLGPSLRNAMFAVGILMAPRFLRLVRGVVIGLKEETFVEASRSIGTPTWMIIIRHILPNTLSPLTVAIAVTAGYAMLSEAGLSFLGLGVQPPDASWGSMIREGFLYFGRSPWLGIFPGVLIALTVFTFVTLGDGLRDALGREERTES; encoded by the coding sequence ATGACCAACGTCGAGAAGAAGCCGGAGACCACGGTGGCCCCCGACGCGCCCGCCGCCTCCGAGATGCCTGCGGGCGACCCGGCCACCGTCTCCGCCGCCGCGCTCGCCCACGGCGGCGGCGCCTGGTCGGACTTCCGGCGGCGGGTGGGCGGCAACACCGGCGCGATGGTCGCGCTCGGCGTCCTCGCGTTCCTCGTCCTGATCGCCGCGATCGGACCGTTCATCACCCCGGCGGACCCCAACGAGCAGAACCTGCGCGCCGTGCTGCTGGACCCGTTCTCCGCGGGACACCTCCTCGGCACGGACCAGCTCGGCCGGGACATCCTCAGCCGGCTGATCGTCGGCACCCGGGTCTCCCTGCTCGCGATCGCCCTGGCCCTCGCGGTGGCGATGGTCATCGGGGTGCCGCTGGGCTTCGTGTCCGGCTTCCTCGGCGGCCGGTTCGACCAGCTCGTCATGCGGCTCAACGACGCCGCGATGAGCTTCCCGCCGCTGCTGCTCGCGATCACCCTCGTCGGGGTGCTCGGGCCGAGCCTGCGCAACGCGATGTTCGCCGTCGGGATCCTGATGGCGCCGCGGTTCCTCCGGCTGGTCCGCGGAGTGGTGATCGGGCTGAAGGAGGAGACCTTCGTCGAGGCGTCCCGCAGCATCGGCACCCCGACCTGGATGATCATCATCCGGCACATCCTGCCGAACACGCTGTCCCCGCTGACGGTCGCGATTGCCGTGACCGCCGGCTACGCGATGCTCTCCGAGGCGGGCCTGAGCTTCCTCGGCCTCGGCGTCCAGCCGCCGGACGCCAGCTGGGGCTCGATGATCCGCGAGGGGTTCCTCTACTTCGGGCGCTCGCCCTGGCTGGGGATCTTCCCCGGCGTCCTCATCGCGCTCACCGTGTTCACCTTCGTCACCCTCGGGGACGGGCTGCGCGACGCGCTGGGCCGCGAGGAGAGGACCGAGTCGTGA
- a CDS encoding SDR family NAD(P)-dependent oxidoreductase has translation MGRLDGRIAVITGGASGIGQATAVRFAVEGADVVVGDLADGAETVALVEKAGRKARYVRTDTTNEADCDALVAAAVETFGKVDVGVAAAGVATAAGASNIQTRAAQGDATHVVNLEPDNFRRVLDVNLLGVLFTDRALARQMLAQGTGGSIVNIASTAAKIPLAGAAPYCVSKAGVWMLTKVMALELATTGIRVNAVGPGYTATPMIAGLEQNRPAYDVAMSITPMNRLGTAAESAAACLYLASDESSFTTGQILHPAGGQFTG, from the coding sequence ATGGGCAGGCTCGACGGCAGGATCGCCGTGATCACCGGCGGTGCCAGCGGAATCGGACAGGCGACCGCGGTGCGGTTCGCCGTGGAGGGCGCGGACGTCGTCGTCGGCGACCTCGCGGACGGCGCCGAGACGGTCGCGCTGGTCGAGAAGGCCGGCCGCAAGGCCCGCTACGTGCGCACGGACACCACGAACGAGGCGGACTGCGACGCACTGGTCGCGGCGGCCGTCGAGACGTTCGGCAAGGTCGACGTCGGGGTCGCCGCGGCCGGGGTGGCCACCGCGGCCGGGGCGAGCAACATCCAGACCCGGGCCGCACAGGGCGACGCGACCCACGTCGTCAACCTGGAGCCGGACAACTTCCGGCGGGTCCTCGACGTGAACCTCCTCGGGGTCCTGTTCACCGACCGGGCGCTGGCCCGGCAGATGCTCGCGCAGGGCACCGGCGGCTCCATCGTCAACATCGCCTCGACGGCCGCGAAGATCCCGCTGGCCGGCGCCGCGCCGTACTGCGTGTCCAAAGCCGGCGTCTGGATGCTCACCAAGGTCATGGCTCTGGAGCTGGCGACCACGGGCATCCGGGTCAACGCCGTCGGCCCCGGCTACACCGCCACACCGATGATCGCCGGGCTGGAGCAGAACCGGCCCGCCTACGACGTGGCCATGAGCATCACGCCGATGAACCGGCTCGGCACCGCGGCGGAGTCCGCGGCCGCCTGCCTGTACCTCGCGAGCGACGAATCCTCGTTCACGACCGGCCAGATCCTGCACCCCGCCGGCGGCCAGTTCACGGGCTGA